GCCTTCGGCAAATGGCGAAGGCTACGACAGGCGGCGATGACGCCGCGGTGAAAAAAGAAAATCGGCGCGGGCTCTTTCGAGCCGCGCGCCGAAGGCTTCGGGGAGGATTCGAGGATCAGTATTTGCGGATCAGCGGACCGGGCGCCGGGGCCATCATCGGCGCGAAGCTCGGGCCGCCGAGAGCGTAGCGGAAGCCGAGGCGGATGTCGTGCGCGGCGAGATCGAAGCTCTGGCGCTCGCCCGCGCAGTCGACCGGGCAGCCGATGACATTGGATTTGATGCGGCCCATGTCGAGATAGCGATAGCCGACCTCGAGCTTCAGATTCTGCGTCACATTATAGCCGAGGCCCGCCATGGCGGCCCAGGCGAAATTGGTCTGGGTGCGGTTGGTGGCGGAGCCGAAGCCGCCGGTTTCGGGGCCGTTGTCGGTCATGTTCTGCAGGAAGTTCACGGCGAAGCCGACGCCGCCGCCGACATAGGGCGTGATCCCATACCAAGTGCCGAGATCGACATAGCCATTGGCCAGGAAGACGGCGGCGCGATGCTGCGCGTTGTAGAGATCGTGGCAGCGCCCGCCGACGGCGCCGCCGCAGAGATCATTCCAGAGATTCGTGTAGCTCTGCGTCGCGCGGTAGGTCGAGGCGGTGCGATATTCGCCGGTGATGTCGGCGCGCAGCCAGCTGTTGAACTGATAGCCGACGCCGGTGCCGATGAAGGCGCTGTCGCCGATCGAATAGGATTCGAACAGCGGGGCGGGAACGACCTTGGTCGGATCGAAGGTCGAGCGGAGATTGGAGATCTGATTGATCCCGACGCCGCCGTCGCCGCGCAGATACCATCCGCCGTAATCGGCCGCCGGCGGCGGCGCAGCGACCATCGGCGCCGGAGGAAGCAGGTCGGCGGCGGCTGCGCCCGAAGTTGCGCCGATGATTAGCGCGGCCGCTGTGAACAGGGCTCTCGATCTGCCCATGACGTCTTTCCCTTCACAGATTGGGGCCGCGAGGCGGCCTTCGGCGCAACGCCGAGTGAGGGGAAAAATGCGGGAAAACGCTTAAAGTGGGGTTAACCTTACCATTATTTGCGTAGGTGAGCGACGATGGCCGCGCGATGCATGCCGCATCGTCGATGCGGCATGCGATGTCGCTGCGTCGGATCAGAGCACCGTCGAGATCGTCTGCGTGGTCACCGCGCCATCGGGCGGGAGCGGAATGCTCGGCGAGCCGAGCTCGACGAAGCCGAACCCATTGGGGAGCGGATTGGTCGCGGTCATTGTGGTGTTGGTCATGAAGGCGATCACCGCTATCGAGATCGATTGGGGAGCGTCCGTCGTCACTTGATAGGGCGCTGCGACCGTGCAGCCGACTTTCGATGGAGTCACCACCGCGGGAGACGTGTAGATGCGCGATTGGTCGAAATACATGCCGAAGTACAGGATCACGCTGCAGACGATTTTCGAATTTGTTGGAAGCGCGGAGCGGTTCGCTGCGTCGATCTTCACGATCATTTTTCCTGTATGCTTCGTCGCGGCGTCCGCTGGCGTTGCAGCTGCGGGCGAGGCGAGGAGCCGGCTTTGCGGATTCGATGGACCGGGCGCGACGCTCAGCGGATCGGCGTGGATGGCCGAGCTGAAACCAAAGACGCAGGCGAGCGCCGCGAACGAGTAAAAACGCGACTGCATAACGTGTCTCCTCGAGTGATTTTGCCCCTGGGATGTCGAGCGCTCAGATAAAGCTGCGCACGATCTTGACCGTGGTCGCTCCGTCGCGCGGCAAGGGGAAGACAATGGAGGGGAAGGTGACGCTGAGCTCCGTCCTAGGTAGCACCGCCACGAAGCTGTAAAGTGGAATGATGAGCCCAGGATCCAAAGGAGAGGCGGAGATGGCGGGTAAGACCCACATGTCGGCCTCCGCAGGATCGTTTACCCAAACCCTGTAAGGAATTTCGACGGTGCAGCTTACCTGCGCAGTCGTCACTGTCGCTTTCGCGTAGTAATATCGATAACTGTAGGCGCCTGCGGCGCCACCTTTGGTGATGTCTGCCCGGGCGGTGCAGAAGAGGGTGGTCGAGGCCGGAAACGCCGATCGGTTCTCGGCGACGAT
The sequence above is a segment of the Methylosinus trichosporium OB3b genome. Coding sequences within it:
- a CDS encoding outer membrane protein, translating into MGRSRALFTAAALIIGATSGAAAADLLPPAPMVAAPPPAADYGGWYLRGDGGVGINQISNLRSTFDPTKVVPAPLFESYSIGDSAFIGTGVGYQFNSWLRADITGEYRTASTYRATQSYTNLWNDLCGGAVGGRCHDLYNAQHRAAVFLANGYVDLGTWYGITPYVGGGVGFAVNFLQNMTDNGPETGGFGSATNRTQTNFAWAAMAGLGYNVTQNLKLEVGYRYLDMGRIKSNVIGCPVDCAGERQSFDLAAHDIRLGFRYALGGPSFAPMMAPAPGPLIRKY